The following coding sequences are from one Leptolyngbya sp. NIES-3755 window:
- a CDS encoding unknown protein (similar to AA sequence:cyanobase_aa:all5245), whose translation MRNQTSFWQSARLGLLGLTFFAITLTFARTLFLTKPATARTENIAIELPDSIPLSDWQAIESKIIPNAGLKEANTIQNRQYRYLKNGTPLEVTIRYFPVSNGDVKPILQTFTPLLKSKSQLELSVRQKDNVGFYGVFVEQQKAHLTSCINGRGESTFTGMQFQHNRNVNDLLSERPLLWLVGLSELRDQRCLVVHFQMPLQNRTPEQAYQILEQAWIEWYQWWQPRFQLM comes from the coding sequence ATGCGAAACCAAACTTCTTTCTGGCAATCCGCACGACTGGGATTACTCGGACTCACATTCTTTGCAATTACTTTAACATTTGCAAGAACATTGTTCCTGACAAAGCCCGCGACCGCTCGTACAGAGAATATAGCGATCGAACTTCCAGACTCGATTCCGCTCTCAGATTGGCAAGCAATAGAAAGCAAAATTATTCCAAATGCAGGACTAAAAGAAGCCAATACGATTCAGAATCGGCAGTATCGCTATCTCAAAAATGGCACTCCATTAGAAGTCACCATTCGTTACTTTCCCGTTAGCAATGGCGATGTCAAACCCATTCTTCAAACTTTTACGCCGCTGCTGAAATCTAAGAGCCAGCTTGAGTTATCAGTGCGACAGAAAGACAATGTTGGGTTTTATGGAGTCTTCGTTGAACAACAGAAAGCCCATCTCACAAGCTGTATCAATGGTCGCGGTGAAAGCACATTCACCGGGATGCAGTTTCAACACAATCGCAACGTGAATGACTTACTTTCAGAGCGCCCTTTGCTTTGGTTAGTGGGTCTTTCTGAATTACGTGATCAACGCTGCCTCGTTGTTCATTTCCAAATGCCGCTGCAAAATCGCACTCCGGAACAAGCTTATCAAATTCTCGAACAAGCCTGGATCGAGTGGTATCAGTGGTGGCAACCCCGTTTCCAACTGATGTAA
- a CDS encoding hypothetical protein (similar to AA sequence:cyanobase_aa:PCC7424_5285), whose product MKLVLSEPTQLLRIPKYWLLAIGAGLMAIHLSLVWQSDLPEFQGNAFVFWAAAVSLVWRKRDDLVFNSSVLASLVGFGLIAIALIRIHILPDLGLFLRLFPLITGLGLALLASGFKHIRSYWREFVVFTLLALPPTALAFIEISPITARFTTVLLWIAGFEVQRQGVFIMLSTGASIEVYHGCSGIVVILQVLKFVGLAFLMFPTTWMQRIVLPIVGIAIAFLTNAVRVAVLAVLSAPGNDEAFGYWHNGNGSLVFSMLAVSIVGAICYYWLLRDEDPTLEEEEEW is encoded by the coding sequence ATGAAACTTGTACTCTCTGAACCTACTCAACTGCTGCGAATCCCAAAGTACTGGCTCCTTGCGATCGGTGCAGGTCTGATGGCAATCCACCTCTCGCTGGTTTGGCAAAGTGATCTGCCTGAATTTCAGGGGAATGCTTTTGTATTTTGGGCGGCGGCTGTTTCACTGGTGTGGCGAAAACGCGACGATTTAGTATTCAATAGCAGCGTTCTTGCCAGTTTGGTTGGATTTGGATTGATCGCGATCGCGCTGATCCGAATTCATATCCTGCCCGATCTAGGACTGTTCCTGAGACTATTCCCACTGATTACCGGACTCGGTTTAGCGCTGCTTGCCTCAGGATTCAAACATATCCGATCGTACTGGCGTGAGTTCGTCGTCTTCACGCTGTTAGCACTGCCACCCACTGCGTTAGCCTTTATCGAAATTTCTCCGATCACTGCCCGATTTACAACGGTTCTGCTCTGGATTGCAGGCTTTGAGGTACAGCGGCAAGGAGTCTTTATCATGCTGTCCACCGGAGCCTCGATCGAGGTTTATCATGGTTGCTCTGGCATTGTTGTGATTCTGCAAGTCCTCAAATTCGTCGGCTTAGCCTTTTTGATGTTTCCCACCACTTGGATGCAGCGAATCGTCTTGCCGATTGTTGGAATTGCGATCGCATTCCTCACTAATGCAGTGCGCGTGGCAGTTTTAGCGGTACTCTCAGCTCCTGGAAATGATGAAGCTTTCGGCTACTGGCATAATGGGAACGGATCGCTCGTATTTTCAATGCTGGCAGTCTCGATCGTTGGGGCAATCTGTTACTACTGGTTGCTGAGAGACGAAGACCCAACCCTTGAAGAAGAGGAGGAATGGTAG
- a CDS encoding dTDP-glucose 4,6-dehydratase (ab initio prediction:Prodigal:2.6;~similar to AA sequence:cyanobase_aa:MAE57590), which produces MTELLFDRNPRRLLITGGAGFIGTNFVHYWSQRYPNDRIVVLDALTYAGNRANLQALEPFETFRFVQGNVCDRALVDQILKSEEIDTIAHFAAESHVDRSILNPLAFVQTNVIGTFTLLEAFRQHWQTHRSPETLRFLHVSTDEVYGSLAPDDPAFTELTRYAPNSPYSASKASSDHFVRSYFETYELPTLTTNCSNNYGAYHFPEKLIPLMCINMLLGKPLPVYGDGQNIRDWLYVEDHCRALDCVIHAGQLGETYNIGGCNEVKNIDLVRSLCRLMNELAPDLPVRPCEELITYVRDRPGHDRRYAIDATKIRTQLGWQPQESIETGLRKTVLWYLNHSQWWRSLLSAELQAYYERVYAL; this is translated from the coding sequence ATGACCGAACTCCTCTTTGATAGAAACCCGCGACGATTACTCATTACAGGCGGCGCGGGCTTTATTGGCACGAACTTTGTCCATTACTGGTCTCAGCGCTATCCGAACGATCGCATTGTGGTTTTGGATGCGCTGACCTATGCCGGAAATCGTGCCAACTTACAGGCACTAGAACCGTTTGAAACCTTTCGTTTTGTGCAGGGGAATGTCTGCGATCGCGCTTTAGTGGATCAGATCCTTAAGAGCGAGGAGATAGATACGATCGCGCATTTCGCCGCAGAATCTCATGTCGATCGCTCAATTCTGAATCCTTTGGCATTTGTGCAAACGAACGTAATCGGAACCTTCACGCTACTCGAAGCCTTTCGACAGCATTGGCAGACTCATCGATCGCCTGAAACGTTGCGATTTTTGCACGTCTCTACGGATGAGGTGTATGGAAGTTTAGCACCGGATGATCCAGCCTTTACAGAACTGACGCGCTATGCCCCCAATAGTCCCTATTCTGCCTCTAAAGCGAGTAGCGATCATTTTGTGCGGTCATACTTCGAGACCTATGAATTGCCCACTCTGACAACCAATTGTTCAAATAACTATGGGGCGTATCATTTCCCTGAGAAGCTGATCCCATTAATGTGCATCAATATGCTGCTCGGCAAGCCTTTACCTGTGTATGGCGATGGTCAAAATATCCGCGATTGGCTCTATGTCGAAGATCATTGCCGCGCTTTGGATTGTGTGATTCACGCTGGTCAACTGGGCGAAACTTACAATATTGGCGGCTGTAATGAAGTTAAAAACATTGATTTAGTGCGATCGCTCTGTCGATTAATGAATGAACTTGCACCCGATTTACCTGTTCGTCCCTGTGAGGAATTGATTACCTATGTGCGCGATCGTCCAGGACACGATCGGCGTTATGCGATCGATGCCACAAAGATTAGAACTCAATTAGGCTGGCAACCTCAGGAGAGCATTGAGACTGGATTGCGTAAAACAGTGCTGTGGTATTTGAACCATTCGCAGTGGTGGCGATCGCTGTTGTCGGCTGAGTTGCAAGCTTACTATGAGCGGGTATATGCGTTATGA
- a CDS encoding putative polysaccharide ABC transporter ATP binding subunit (similar to AA sequence:cyanobase_aa:slr0982) — MSMGDPIIRVENLSKRYTLTHQEQQRHATLRDALSHKFSTIARPFQRGEKASQTNIEEFWALKDVSFEIQQGDRVGIIGRNGAGKSTLLKILSRITEPTSGEIRIKGRVASLLEVGTGFHPELTGRENIFLNGAILGMSKAEIKRKFDEIVAFAEIEKFVDTPVKRYSSGMYVRLAFAVAAHLEPEVLIIDEVLAVGDVQFQKKCLGKMEDVAEEGRTVIYVSHNMETVLRLCNKAILLNKGSVQFQGNTTQAVNLYFKSGQGTTAQRQWRDRNQAPGDDIVRLVEAKVHDESGVVQENLDITQPIGITMVYEILKDNQQFTQSINLFNSHGIHILSSHDLDAAANLKPRDRGIYASTMWIPANFLAEGLTIISVAALEPEPFKLHFHELEAVAFNVVDSMNGTSARGAFLGAFPGVVRPILDWDTVRLVESKVAT; from the coding sequence ATGAGTATGGGTGATCCAATTATTCGGGTTGAGAATCTGAGCAAGCGTTATACGTTGACTCATCAAGAGCAACAGCGCCATGCTACCTTGCGGGATGCACTGAGTCATAAATTTTCTACGATCGCTCGTCCTTTTCAGCGCGGAGAGAAAGCAAGCCAGACCAATATTGAGGAATTTTGGGCGCTGAAAGATGTGTCCTTTGAGATTCAACAAGGCGATCGAGTGGGTATTATCGGACGCAATGGGGCAGGCAAGTCAACGCTGTTAAAAATTCTCAGTCGGATTACGGAACCCACAAGCGGCGAGATCCGGATTAAGGGTCGAGTTGCAAGTTTACTAGAAGTCGGCACTGGATTTCACCCTGAACTCACGGGACGAGAAAACATCTTTCTCAACGGCGCAATTCTGGGAATGAGCAAAGCAGAGATTAAGCGCAAATTTGATGAGATTGTCGCGTTTGCTGAAATTGAGAAGTTCGTTGACACGCCCGTAAAACGCTACTCGTCTGGAATGTATGTGCGGTTGGCATTTGCAGTTGCAGCACATTTAGAGCCAGAGGTTTTGATCATTGACGAAGTGTTAGCCGTTGGAGATGTTCAGTTCCAGAAAAAATGTCTTGGCAAGATGGAAGACGTGGCAGAAGAAGGACGTACAGTGATTTACGTGAGCCACAACATGGAAACTGTACTTCGACTTTGTAATAAAGCGATCTTACTCAATAAAGGATCAGTCCAGTTTCAGGGGAATACAACACAAGCCGTCAACTTATATTTCAAGTCTGGACAAGGGACGACTGCACAGAGACAATGGCGAGATCGCAATCAGGCTCCGGGTGATGATATCGTCCGATTAGTTGAAGCAAAAGTTCACGATGAATCTGGAGTCGTTCAAGAAAACTTGGATATCACACAACCTATCGGAATTACGATGGTTTATGAGATTCTCAAGGACAATCAGCAATTTACTCAATCAATCAATCTATTTAATAGTCATGGCATTCATATCTTGAGTTCCCATGATTTAGATGCGGCTGCTAACTTGAAACCTCGCGATCGAGGAATCTACGCATCAACGATGTGGATTCCAGCGAACTTCCTAGCAGAAGGACTGACGATCATTAGTGTTGCTGCTCTAGAACCAGAGCCTTTCAAGCTACATTTCCATGAGTTAGAAGCTGTAGCGTTTAACGTTGTTGATTCAATGAATGGCACTTCTGCAAGGGGCGCATTTCTCGGCGCATTTCCTGGTGTTGTGCGACCAATTTTAGACTGGGACACCGTTCGATTAGTTGAATCAAAAGTAGCCACCTAA
- a CDS encoding ABC-2 type transporter (similar to AA sequence:cyanobase_aa:Cyan7425_4945), which produces MSSLPPNELVISANRVERQYWQDLWRYRELLYFLAWRDLLVRYKQTAIGVAWALIRPFMTMVVFTVIFGGIAKLPSDGIPYPILVFSGMLPWQFFASALSDCSNSLVGNAHLLSKVYFPRLIVPIAAITVSFVDLLVSGMILLGLMAWYNFVPSWRILTLPLFVLMAAIAAMGVGLWMAGLNVKYRDFRFILPFILQFGLYISPVGFQTSVIAPEWRLLYSINPMVGVIDGFRWAILGNVSIDPLGFSLSIALILILFLTGIRYFRKVERTFVDLV; this is translated from the coding sequence ATGAGTAGTCTGCCCCCAAACGAGTTGGTCATTTCTGCAAATCGAGTCGAACGCCAGTACTGGCAAGACCTTTGGCGTTACCGAGAACTCTTATATTTCCTCGCGTGGCGGGATCTACTGGTGCGATACAAGCAAACCGCGATCGGGGTTGCCTGGGCACTTATCCGCCCCTTTATGACAATGGTGGTGTTTACGGTGATCTTTGGGGGTATCGCCAAACTGCCCTCAGACGGAATTCCGTATCCGATCCTGGTCTTTAGCGGTATGTTACCGTGGCAATTTTTTGCGAGTGCTCTAAGTGACTGTAGCAATAGTCTCGTTGGCAATGCTCACCTTCTGTCTAAAGTTTACTTCCCGCGTCTAATTGTGCCGATCGCAGCGATCACGGTCAGTTTTGTCGATTTACTGGTTTCAGGCATGATTCTACTAGGCTTGATGGCTTGGTATAATTTCGTCCCTTCGTGGCGGATTCTGACCCTACCCTTATTTGTGTTGATGGCTGCGATCGCAGCGATGGGCGTGGGGTTGTGGATGGCGGGATTAAATGTGAAGTACCGCGACTTTCGCTTTATTTTGCCGTTTATTCTGCAATTTGGTCTGTACATTTCACCCGTTGGGTTTCAGACGAGCGTGATTGCTCCAGAATGGCGGCTCTTGTATTCGATCAATCCGATGGTCGGGGTGATTGATGGGTTTCGCTGGGCGATTTTGGGCAATGTGTCGATCGATCCGCTTGGGTTTAGTTTGTCGATCGCGTTAATTTTGATCTTGTTTCTGACCGGAATTCGCTACTTCCGCAAAGTCGAACGTACCTTCGTGGATTTGGTGTAA
- a CDS encoding glucose-1-phosphate thymidyltransferase (similar to AA sequence:cyanobase_aa:PCC7424_1488), with amino-acid sequence MKAIILSGGKGTRLRPLTYTGAKQLVPVVNKPILWYGIEALVAAGITEIGIIISPETGEEVKAKTGNGDRFGAEITYILQDQPAGLAHAVKVARSFLKDAPFAMFLGDNLIQENLQKLLSEFKAQQAEALILLHSVANPSAFGVAEIDDRGRVLKLVEKPKDPPSDLALVGVYFFTPAIHAAIDQIRPSARGELEITDAIQCLIDQQYTVEARQLQGWWLDTGKKDDLLEANRIILDTCLCTEVQGDVDKTSQIIGRVQIGAGSRILNSTIRGPVIIGENCLIENCFVGPYSSISDRVMLSGVDLEHSVILHDAKICIHRRIVDSVIGQRAQLICTNRPPKALRFLVGDDCQIELES; translated from the coding sequence ATGAAAGCAATCATTCTCAGTGGCGGAAAGGGAACGCGGTTACGCCCGTTGACTTACACAGGCGCAAAACAACTCGTTCCTGTCGTGAACAAGCCGATCTTGTGGTACGGGATTGAAGCACTTGTGGCAGCAGGCATTACAGAGATTGGGATTATTATCAGTCCAGAAACAGGCGAAGAAGTCAAAGCAAAAACGGGAAATGGCGATCGCTTTGGAGCCGAGATTACTTACATTTTGCAAGACCAACCGGCTGGGTTAGCTCATGCGGTGAAAGTTGCTCGATCATTTCTCAAAGATGCTCCGTTTGCAATGTTTTTGGGAGATAACCTGATTCAAGAAAATCTCCAAAAACTATTGTCAGAGTTCAAAGCTCAGCAAGCGGAAGCCTTAATTCTATTGCACTCTGTTGCCAATCCTTCCGCGTTTGGGGTGGCTGAAATTGACGATCGAGGACGAGTGCTAAAACTGGTTGAAAAACCGAAAGATCCGCCCTCAGATCTCGCCTTAGTCGGCGTTTACTTTTTCACACCTGCGATCCATGCTGCGATCGATCAAATTCGACCTTCCGCACGGGGAGAGTTAGAAATTACCGATGCAATTCAATGTTTGATTGATCAACAATACACGGTCGAAGCGCGTCAACTTCAAGGCTGGTGGCTGGATACGGGCAAGAAGGATGATCTTTTAGAAGCAAATCGAATTATTCTAGATACTTGCTTGTGTACCGAGGTTCAAGGCGACGTGGATAAAACCAGCCAAATCATTGGACGGGTTCAGATTGGAGCGGGATCGCGCATCCTCAATTCCACGATTCGAGGTCCGGTGATTATTGGCGAGAATTGTCTGATCGAAAACTGCTTTGTCGGTCCTTATAGCAGCATTAGCGATCGTGTGATGTTGTCGGGTGTGGATCTGGAGCATAGTGTGATTCTGCACGATGCTAAAATCTGCATTCATCGTCGAATTGTAGATAGTGTGATTGGACAACGTGCACAGTTGATCTGCACCAATCGCCCACCAAAAGCCCTGCGATTTTTAGTCGGGGACGATTGCCAAATTGAGCTTGAATCCTAA
- a CDS encoding dTDP-4-dehydrorhamnose reductase (similar to AA sequence:cyanobase_aa:Npun_F4541) — MSVILLIGSNGQLGQELARSLSSVGTVISTTRNELDLTQPDQITARIEAVKPQIICNAAAYTAVDRAETEPELADAINAIAPKVMAASADQIGATLIHVSTDYVFDGTQSTPYQEGDRENPLNVYGRSKLEGEAWIRQLCDRHFILRTAWVYGAQGKSNFVKTMLRLGTEREELRIVADQVGTPTSVHSIAQVITQAAHHSLFGTYHFTNSGVASWYDFAIAIFEEAQQLGFPLQVNRVIPIDTSDYPTPAQRPAYSVLSSYKLNQAIDLVPVHWRQELRQRLPEFQTIHPGESR; from the coding sequence ATGAGTGTAATTTTGCTGATTGGCAGCAATGGACAACTGGGACAAGAACTTGCTCGCTCGCTTTCTTCAGTCGGAACTGTAATTTCTACAACCCGGAACGAGCTTGATCTGACTCAACCCGATCAAATTACTGCTCGTATTGAAGCCGTCAAGCCTCAGATTATTTGTAATGCGGCAGCTTATACCGCAGTTGATCGAGCCGAAACAGAACCAGAACTCGCTGATGCGATTAATGCGATCGCGCCAAAAGTGATGGCAGCCTCAGCAGATCAAATCGGTGCAACGCTGATTCATGTGTCTACAGATTATGTCTTTGATGGAACGCAGAGTACACCTTATCAAGAGGGCGATCGCGAAAATCCCCTTAATGTGTATGGACGCTCGAAGCTAGAGGGAGAAGCTTGGATTCGGCAACTGTGCGATCGACACTTCATTCTCAGAACGGCTTGGGTATATGGCGCACAAGGTAAAAGTAATTTTGTGAAAACAATGCTGCGATTGGGGACAGAGCGCGAGGAACTGCGAATCGTAGCCGATCAAGTGGGGACTCCTACTTCAGTTCACTCGATCGCTCAAGTGATCACCCAAGCTGCACATCACTCTTTGTTCGGAACTTACCATTTCACAAATAGTGGGGTTGCAAGTTGGTATGACTTTGCGATCGCGATTTTTGAAGAGGCGCAACAGCTAGGATTTCCCCTACAAGTGAATCGAGTCATTCCGATCGATACGTCAGACTATCCGACACCTGCTCAGCGTCCTGCTTATTCAGTTCTCTCGTCCTATAAGTTGAATCAAGCGATCGATTTAGTTCCAGTCCATTGGCGGCAAGAATTAAGACAGAGACTTCCAGAATTTCAAACGATCCATCCCGGTGAATCCCGATGA
- a CDS encoding dTDP-4-dehydrorhamnose 3,5-epimerase (ab initio prediction:Prodigal:2.6;~similar to AA sequence:cyanobase_aa:cce_1730): protein MTTLQTRLPDVLILEPQIFGDDRGFFFESFNQQQFDRLLGEKVQFVQDNHSRSASGVLRGLHYQIHQPQGKLVRVIAGAILDIAVDLRKSSPYFGQWASCLLSAENRRQLWVPPGFAHGFLVVSDAAEVLYKTTDYYAPQHERCIAWNDPDLAIDWSIRSPILSKKDQAGQRFRDAEVFV from the coding sequence ATGACTACTTTACAAACCCGTCTGCCCGACGTTTTGATCCTTGAGCCTCAAATTTTTGGCGACGATCGAGGATTTTTTTTCGAGAGCTTCAATCAGCAACAGTTCGATCGACTGCTGGGTGAAAAAGTACAGTTCGTACAAGACAATCATTCTCGTTCCGCTTCTGGTGTTTTGCGCGGCTTGCACTATCAAATTCATCAACCCCAAGGCAAATTAGTCAGAGTGATTGCGGGAGCGATCTTAGATATTGCAGTGGATTTGCGAAAAAGCTCACCGTATTTTGGACAGTGGGCGAGTTGTCTGTTAAGTGCCGAAAATCGACGACAGCTTTGGGTTCCACCTGGCTTTGCACACGGGTTTTTAGTCGTGTCTGATGCCGCAGAAGTTCTCTACAAAACGACAGATTATTATGCGCCTCAGCATGAACGCTGTATAGCTTGGAATGATCCCGATCTTGCGATCGATTGGTCAATTCGATCGCCAATTTTGTCGAAAAAAGATCAAGCAGGACAACGATTTAGGGATGCTGAGGTTTTCGTATGA